The following proteins come from a genomic window of Populus nigra chromosome 6, ddPopNigr1.1, whole genome shotgun sequence:
- the LOC133697861 gene encoding uncharacterized protein LOC133697861 has protein sequence MWWMMNENGGHYCSKKTDDICGDFCGQDSSRVLSMSRIRCILRGMDLKMYLLLFILVPPCVYGIYMHGQKISYFLRPIWESPPKQFNEIPHYYHENVSMENLCKLHGWGIREFPRRVYDAVLFSNELDILTLRWKELYPYITQFILLESNSTFTGTEKLLYFANHRDQFKFVEPRLTYGTVGGRSRKGENPFIEEAFQRVALDRLIKIAGISDDDLLIMSDVDEIPSRHTINLLRWCDDIPSVLHLRLKNYLYSFEFLVDNNSWRASVHRYQTGTTQYAHYRQADDILADAGWHCSFCFRRISEFIFKMKAYSHFDRVRFKRYLNPERIQRVICKGADLFDMLPEEYTFKEIIGKMGPIPHSYSAVHLPSYLLEKADKYKFLLPGNCLRESG, from the exons atgtggtGGATGATGAATGAAAATGGCGGCCATTACTGCTCTAAGAAGACTGATGATATCTGTGGTGATTTTTGTGGCCAG GACTCGAGCCGAGTTTTGAGTATGTCCAGAATCAGGTGTATCCTTCGTGGCATGGATTTAAAGATGTATTTGCTTCTATTTATACTCGTGCCACCATGTGTCTATGGTATTTACATGCATGGACAGAAGATCTCATACTTCTTGCGGCCGATATGGGAATCTCCACCAAAACAGTTCAATGAAATCCCACACTATTATCATGAGAATGTGTCAATGGAGAACCTCTGCAAACTCCACGGTTGGGGAATTCGTGAGTTCCCAAGACGTGTTTATGATGCAGTGTTATTCAGTAATGAACTGGACATCCTTACTTTGCGATGGAAAGAATTGTACCCTTACATCACACAGTTCATTCTCCTTGAGTCTAATTCAACCTTCACCGGGACAGAAAAGCTTCTCTATTTTGCCAACCATCGAGATCAGTTCAAATTTGTTGAGCCCAGGTTGACCTATGGAACCGTCGGAGGGAGGTCTAGGAAAGGGGAAAACCCTTTTATCGAAGAGGCATTCCAACGAGTGGCATTGGATCGACTTATCAAAATAGCAGGGATTTCTGATGATGACTTGCTTATAATGTCAGATGTTGATGAGATACCAAGCAGACACACTATCAATCTTTTGAGGTGGTGCGATGACATTCCTTCAGTTCTTCATCTCCGGCTGAAAAATTATCTTTACTCTTTTGAGTTTCTCGTGGACAATAACAGCTGGAGAGCTTCAGTCCACAGATATCAGACAGGCACGACGCAGTATGCACATTATCGCCAGGCAGATGACATTTTGGCAGATGCAGGGTGGCACTGCAGCTTTTGTTTCCGCCGTATAAGCGAGTTTATATTTAAGATGAAAGCTTACAGTCATTTTGATAGAGTCAGGTTCAAACGTTACTTGAACCCTGAAAGAATCCAGAGAGTAATTTGCAAGGGTGCTGATTTATTTGATATGCTTCCAGAGGAGTACACATTCAAGGAAATTATTGGGAAAATGGGACCAATTCCTCATTCCTACTCAGCTGTTCATCTTCCATCATATCTTCTGGAGAAGGCGGACAAGTATAAATTTCTCTTGCCTGGGAACTGCTTAAGAGAAAGTGGGTGA